A part of Amycolatopsis camponoti genomic DNA contains:
- a CDS encoding thioesterase II family protein: protein MDTDDGRLLFVCFPDAGEAAGRYRAWRDPRIAVHVVELPGRGERREEHSYRDMWLLVESLAAELAGVLARPHVLFGAGLGALVAYRLAQRRVAAGLGVPRALVVAHQAPPDRAARAVPEQAARADVSLLASDAHVPVAPPLPCPIRGFGEPHVMTGWGEHTNAGFVLAPARARDSGALLRDAVLRAGYLVSALAVPGRGESPM from the coding sequence GTGGACACCGACGACGGACGCCTGCTGTTCGTCTGCTTCCCGGACGCGGGGGAGGCAGCCGGCCGGTACCGGGCGTGGCGCGATCCGCGGATCGCGGTGCACGTCGTCGAGCTGCCCGGCCGGGGCGAGCGCCGGGAGGAGCACTCGTACCGGGACATGTGGCTGCTGGTGGAGTCGCTCGCGGCGGAGCTGGCCGGGGTGCTCGCCCGCCCGCACGTGCTGTTCGGCGCGGGGCTCGGCGCGCTGGTGGCCTACCGGCTGGCGCAGCGGCGGGTGGCCGCGGGACTGGGGGTTCCGCGGGCACTCGTCGTGGCGCACCAGGCGCCGCCGGACCGGGCCGCGCGGGCCGTGCCGGAGCAGGCGGCCCGCGCGGACGTCAGCCTGCTGGCCAGCGACGCTCACGTGCCCGTGGCGCCGCCGCTGCCGTGCCCGATCCGCGGGTTCGGCGAGCCGCACGTGATGACGGGCTGGGGCGAGCACACGAACGCGGGGTTCGTGCTCGCCCCCGCCCGGGCGCGGGACAGCGGCGCGCTGCTGCGCGACGCCGTCCTGCGCGCCGGCTACTTGGTGTCGGCGCTGGCCGTCCCGGGCCGGGGCGAGTCACCGATGTAG
- a CDS encoding ABC transporter ATP-binding protein — MLEIDELSVAYGAVRALDGVSLTVDRGGITAVLGANGAGKTTLLRTISGLQPARAGRITWDGEELTGRAPDRIARGGVAHVPEGGGVITELTVDENLRLGALWRRDRADREAARKEMYELFPPLAERSAKPAATLSGGERQMLAIGRALMSRPELLLLDEPSLGLAPLITARIMGILRDLRTSTGLTVVLVEQNAHSALSIADNGYVLALGSVVAVDTAAELLADDGLRHAYLGF, encoded by the coding sequence GTGCTTGAGATCGACGAGCTTTCCGTGGCCTACGGCGCCGTCCGCGCGCTCGACGGCGTCAGCCTGACGGTCGACCGCGGCGGGATCACCGCCGTGCTCGGCGCGAACGGCGCCGGCAAGACGACGCTGCTGCGCACGATCAGCGGCCTCCAGCCGGCCCGCGCCGGCCGGATCACCTGGGACGGCGAGGAACTCACCGGCCGGGCACCCGACCGCATCGCCCGCGGCGGGGTCGCGCACGTGCCCGAGGGCGGCGGCGTGATCACCGAGCTGACCGTCGACGAAAACCTCCGGCTGGGCGCGCTGTGGCGCCGCGACCGCGCCGACCGCGAGGCCGCGCGCAAGGAGATGTACGAGCTCTTCCCGCCGCTGGCGGAACGTTCGGCGAAACCCGCCGCGACGCTGTCCGGCGGTGAGCGGCAGATGCTGGCCATCGGGCGCGCCCTGATGAGCCGCCCGGAACTGCTGCTGCTGGACGAGCCGTCGCTCGGCCTCGCCCCGCTGATCACCGCCCGGATCATGGGGATCCTGCGGGACCTGCGGACCTCGACCGGGCTCACCGTGGTGCTCGTCGAGCAGAACGCGCACAGCGCGCTGTCCATCGCGGACAACGGGTACGTCCTCGCGCTCGGCAGCGTGGTGGCGGTCGACACCGCGGCGGAGCTGCTGGCCGACGACGGCCTCCGCCACGCCTACCTCGGTTTCTGA
- a CDS encoding Kelch repeat-containing protein gives MNVSWKYRPPMLSPRFAHEVATVGDDVFVLGGTDGNVGFGSVETRKVTGSGAWRYVSPMPTPRGNHAAGVVGGLIYAAAGITADERTTDVVEVYDPASDEWRASPPMPVPLGAASAAGLGGKLYVAGGFVGDSDPEEHATDAVLVFDPATRHWAPVAPMLTPRARFRLVATGTHLYALGGLPSRQQNALDSVERYDPDADHWEAVAPMRKRRGAPGAVRVGDRIVVTGGGPAPIEDPTARDRTTEVLDVRTGEWVLLGTLLPHGRASVVCAATPAHRVLAIGGNANLYGSLVTVPDVLSLKLP, from the coding sequence ATGAACGTGTCGTGGAAGTACCGGCCGCCGATGCTGTCGCCGAGGTTCGCCCACGAGGTGGCGACCGTCGGGGACGACGTCTTCGTGCTCGGCGGGACCGACGGGAACGTGGGCTTCGGCTCGGTGGAGACGCGCAAGGTCACGGGCAGCGGCGCGTGGCGCTACGTCAGCCCGATGCCCACCCCGCGCGGCAACCACGCGGCCGGCGTGGTCGGCGGGCTGATCTACGCCGCCGCCGGGATCACCGCGGACGAGCGCACCACCGACGTCGTCGAGGTGTACGACCCGGCGTCCGACGAATGGCGGGCGAGCCCGCCGATGCCCGTGCCGCTCGGTGCGGCGTCGGCGGCCGGACTGGGCGGAAAGCTTTATGTGGCAGGCGGTTTCGTCGGCGACAGCGATCCGGAGGAGCACGCCACGGACGCCGTGCTCGTCTTCGACCCGGCGACGCGGCACTGGGCGCCGGTGGCCCCGATGCTCACGCCGCGGGCCCGGTTCCGGCTCGTCGCGACCGGCACGCACCTGTACGCACTCGGCGGTTTGCCGAGCCGGCAACAGAACGCGCTCGACTCGGTGGAGCGGTACGACCCGGACGCCGACCACTGGGAGGCGGTCGCGCCGATGCGCAAGCGGCGCGGCGCACCCGGTGCGGTGCGGGTGGGCGACCGGATCGTGGTGACGGGCGGCGGTCCCGCGCCGATCGAGGACCCGACCGCCCGGGACCGCACGACCGAGGTCCTCGACGTCCGCACGGGGGAATGGGTGCTGCTGGGCACGCTGCTCCCCCACGGCCGGGCGTCGGTGGTCTGCGCGGCGACCCCGGCGCACCGGGTCCTCGCCATCGGCGGGAACGCGAACCTCTACGGCAGCCTGGTGACGGTGCCGGACGTGCTTTCGCTCAAGCTCCCTTGA
- a CDS encoding branched-chain amino acid ABC transporter permease gives MREFFDLTLGGISAGAVYAALGLALVIIYRATRVVNFAQPALALISTYLAYSVTKATGSYWLGFAVAIVAGTLLGVATERLLIRPLRHRSELSSIIVTLGLLLVLQAIAGMIWSNEPLAFPYAFDFVGRFSANDLFVVLVVLVIAALVLVVFKYTPLGLRMRAAAFAPEVARTLGVRVGLMLTVGWGLAAAVGSLAGLLATPPFLFPNVLDGVFVYALTAAVLGGLDNPLGTIAGGFVLGVGLSYVSGYLGPEMVTIAALAILVVVLIVRPSGLFGRAKVRRV, from the coding sequence ATGCGGGAATTCTTCGACCTGACCCTCGGCGGGATCTCCGCCGGCGCGGTCTACGCGGCCCTCGGGCTCGCACTGGTCATCATCTACCGGGCCACCCGGGTGGTGAACTTCGCGCAGCCCGCCCTCGCCCTGATCTCGACGTACCTCGCGTACTCGGTGACGAAGGCGACGGGCAGCTACTGGCTGGGTTTCGCCGTCGCGATCGTGGCCGGGACCCTGCTGGGCGTCGCCACCGAACGGCTGCTGATCCGGCCGCTGCGGCACCGCTCCGAGCTGAGCTCGATCATCGTCACCCTCGGGTTGTTGCTGGTGCTGCAGGCGATCGCGGGCATGATCTGGTCCAACGAGCCGCTGGCGTTCCCGTACGCCTTCGACTTCGTCGGCCGGTTCTCCGCCAACGACCTGTTCGTGGTGCTGGTGGTGCTCGTGATCGCCGCGCTCGTGCTGGTGGTGTTCAAGTACACGCCGCTGGGCCTGCGGATGCGCGCGGCGGCGTTCGCCCCGGAGGTCGCGCGCACGCTCGGCGTGCGGGTCGGGCTGATGCTCACCGTCGGCTGGGGCCTGGCGGCGGCGGTCGGCTCGCTGGCCGGGCTGCTGGCCACCCCGCCGTTCCTCTTCCCGAACGTCCTCGACGGCGTCTTCGTCTACGCCCTCACCGCGGCCGTGCTCGGCGGCCTGGACAACCCCCTCGGCACCATCGCGGGCGGGTTCGTCCTCGGCGTCGGGCTGTCCTACGTGTCCGGCTACCTCGGGCCGGAGATGGTGACGATCGCCGCGCTGGCGATCCTCGTCGTCGTGCTGATCGTGCGTCCCAGCGGGTTGTTCGGCCGCGCGAAGGTGAGGCGGGTATGA
- a CDS encoding ABC transporter substrate-binding protein yields the protein MLKRASTRRFAVLALVLALVSACSQRGGSGSGGTVEKPAIRVAIFSAVDLATFWLAQEGGYFKAEGLDVQADTGASGQEALTRMTNGQDDLALSTYTLFFLAKNNGTDVKLIADATSASPRSNELVTVPNSPVKTVGDLNGKRIAISSKNAASDVLTRSVMRDHGVGFDKVQWVPMPLPDMGTALAQGRVDAAYQPEPFLTQSAKVAGAFPVIDAASGSTQAFPLTGFGATAKWVEAHPKTMLAFQRAMLNATRASVDRARIEPLVVRNAKVDQDIASLMVMPAFGSTLDARRIQRVPDLLQQLGVVQTKLDASSMITPQASTG from the coding sequence ATGCTCAAACGCGCCTCGACCCGCCGGTTCGCCGTGCTCGCGCTCGTCCTCGCGCTGGTGAGCGCGTGCAGCCAGCGAGGCGGGTCCGGCAGCGGCGGTACCGTCGAAAAGCCGGCGATCCGGGTCGCCATCTTCTCCGCCGTCGACCTCGCCACCTTCTGGCTCGCCCAGGAAGGCGGCTACTTCAAGGCCGAAGGGCTCGACGTGCAGGCCGACACCGGGGCCAGTGGCCAGGAGGCGCTGACCCGGATGACGAACGGCCAGGACGACCTCGCGCTGTCCACCTACACCCTGTTCTTCCTGGCGAAGAACAACGGCACCGACGTGAAGCTGATCGCGGACGCCACCTCGGCCAGCCCGCGCAGCAACGAGCTGGTCACCGTGCCGAACTCGCCGGTCAAGACGGTCGGTGACCTGAACGGCAAGCGGATCGCCATCAGCTCGAAGAACGCCGCCTCGGACGTGCTGACCCGGTCGGTGATGCGCGACCACGGGGTCGGCTTCGACAAGGTGCAGTGGGTGCCGATGCCGTTGCCGGACATGGGGACGGCGCTGGCGCAGGGCCGCGTCGACGCCGCCTACCAGCCGGAACCGTTCCTCACGCAGTCGGCGAAGGTCGCCGGCGCGTTCCCGGTCATCGACGCCGCCAGCGGCAGCACGCAGGCCTTCCCGCTCACCGGCTTCGGCGCGACGGCGAAGTGGGTCGAGGCCCATCCGAAGACGATGCTCGCGTTCCAGCGCGCGATGCTCAACGCCACGCGCGCTTCGGTCGACCGCGCGCGGATCGAGCCGCTCGTCGTCCGCAACGCCAAGGTGGACCAGGACATCGCGAGCCTGATGGTGATGCCCGCCTTCGGGTCCACCCTGGACGCCCGCCGCATCCAGCGGGTGCCGGACCTGTTGCAGCAGCTGGGCGTCGTCCAGACGAAGCTCGACGCTTCCTCGATGATCACTCCGCAGGCCAGTACCGGCTGA
- a CDS encoding ABC transporter ATP-binding protein, with amino-acid sequence MTLLGEARPGEPVPGEDLLVVDGLTVRFGGLTALNDVRLGVDAGTVVGVIGPNGAGKTTLFNVICGFVRPQSGRVLWRGEPLVRHRPEHLAGLGIVRTLQGLGLFAGLTVLENVMAGAGRHAKTGLLPALVGAGRSARDEAGLAHRARVTLGELGIADLADRLPGVLPYGVRKRVALARALVAEPDLLLLDEPASGLSAAELVELSTLILSLRRHMAVVLVEHHMDLVMQVCDRVVVLNFGEVIAAGSPAEIQADPRVAEAYLGDPAEEAPGA; translated from the coding sequence ATGACACTTCTCGGGGAGGCTCGGCCCGGCGAGCCTGTGCCTGGCGAGGACCTGCTCGTGGTCGATGGTCTCACCGTGCGGTTCGGCGGGCTCACCGCGCTCAACGACGTCCGCCTCGGCGTCGACGCGGGCACCGTCGTCGGGGTCATCGGGCCCAACGGCGCCGGGAAGACCACGCTGTTCAACGTCATCTGCGGCTTCGTCCGGCCCCAGTCCGGCCGGGTGCTGTGGCGCGGCGAGCCACTCGTCCGCCACCGCCCCGAACACCTCGCCGGACTCGGGATCGTCCGGACCCTCCAGGGCCTCGGCCTCTTCGCCGGCCTGACCGTGCTCGAGAACGTGATGGCCGGCGCGGGCCGCCACGCGAAGACCGGCCTGCTCCCCGCCCTCGTCGGCGCCGGGCGGTCGGCGCGCGACGAAGCCGGCCTCGCGCACCGGGCCCGCGTGACGCTCGGGGAGCTCGGGATCGCCGACCTCGCCGACCGGCTACCGGGCGTTCTGCCTTACGGCGTGCGAAAACGTGTCGCCCTCGCCCGGGCGCTGGTGGCCGAGCCCGACCTCCTGCTGCTCGACGAACCCGCCAGCGGGCTCTCGGCCGCCGAGCTCGTCGAGCTCTCGACGTTGATCCTCTCGCTGCGGCGGCACATGGCGGTCGTGCTCGTCGAGCACCACATGGACCTCGTCATGCAGGTCTGCGACCGGGTCGTGGTGCTCAACTTCGGCGAGGTGATCGCGGCGGGGTCCCCGGCCGAGATCCAGGCCGACCCCCGCGTGGCCGAGGCCTACCTCGGCGATCCCGCCGAGGAGGCGCCCGGTGCTTGA
- a CDS encoding methyltransferase: MGSDDANTILRMAGLATPMALRVAVTLGLPDRLRGDEVAVERLAEDLGVAPVPLGLLLGHLTTLGFFERTATGYRTTGYGEHLCGDTLTGVLLNLDTAGGRAELAFVELLHSVTTGEPGYDRRYGRDFWGDLAEHPPLRESFDRQMTHRLRADAPQLAAGYDWGRFATVVDVGGGPGTLLAAILAAHPGTRGRLVDVDVSVAARTFAAEERASVVAGSFFDPLPAGADAYLLCDILHDWDDEHAGRVLARCVEAARPDSRVLVVEAVGGRRGRTDMDLAMLVIFGGRERRVAEFEALAAPHGLVLDAVTDVSEGRSVLEFGIG; the protein is encoded by the coding sequence ATGGGGAGTGACGACGCGAACACGATTCTGCGCATGGCCGGCCTGGCGACCCCGATGGCGTTGCGGGTGGCGGTGACCCTCGGCCTGCCCGACCGGCTCCGCGGGGACGAGGTCGCCGTGGAGCGGCTGGCGGAAGACCTCGGCGTCGCGCCGGTCCCGCTCGGGTTGCTGCTGGGTCACCTCACGACGCTGGGGTTCTTCGAGCGGACGGCCACCGGCTACCGGACCACCGGGTACGGCGAGCACCTCTGCGGCGACACCCTGACCGGCGTGTTGCTGAACCTGGACACCGCGGGCGGGCGCGCCGAGCTGGCGTTCGTCGAGCTGCTGCACAGCGTCACCACGGGCGAGCCCGGCTACGACCGCCGGTACGGGCGCGACTTCTGGGGCGACCTCGCCGAGCACCCGCCCCTGCGCGAGTCGTTCGACCGGCAGATGACGCACCGGCTACGCGCCGATGCCCCGCAGCTCGCGGCCGGGTACGACTGGGGCCGGTTCGCCACGGTCGTCGACGTCGGCGGCGGCCCGGGCACGCTGCTCGCCGCGATCCTGGCGGCCCACCCCGGCACGCGCGGCCGGCTGGTCGACGTCGACGTGTCCGTCGCCGCCCGGACCTTCGCCGCGGAAGAGCGGGCATCGGTGGTCGCGGGCAGCTTCTTCGACCCGCTCCCGGCGGGGGCGGACGCCTACCTGCTGTGCGACATCCTGCACGACTGGGACGACGAGCACGCCGGGCGCGTCCTGGCCCGCTGCGTCGAGGCGGCCCGCCCGGACAGCCGGGTGCTGGTCGTCGAGGCGGTCGGCGGGCGGCGCGGCCGCACGGACATGGACCTGGCCATGCTCGTCATCTTCGGCGGCCGGGAGCGCCGGGTCGCCGAGTTCGAAGCCCTCGCGGCGCCTCACGGCCTGGTGCTCGACGCGGTGACGGACGTGAGCGAGGGGCGGTCCGTGCTGGAGTTCGGCATCGGATGA
- a CDS encoding AfsR/SARP family transcriptional regulator, which produces MRYRLLGPVTVLGDAGAVRPGGQKQTSVLAALLLNPNRVVGEDRLIDLTWGENAPPSVRGRLQVHISELRKLLGRDVIVRRAPGYVIEVAPGDRDLDVFDDEVARARATSGAAAVTHLRAALALWDGTPLGGVSEPLAEYEGPALAERRLVVLEELYEQELASGRHGEVVGELRRIVEEHPFRERLRAALMLALHRCGRTPEALETYARAHELLVDELGIEPGQALQDLRMRILRGEGEPVPATGPVVPRPAELPLDVRGFTGRAPELAALDEPGDVWVITGTAGVGKTALAVHWAHTARAGFPDGQLYVNLRGFEADDEPLTPAAALAQLLRTLGVDLRDVPPGIDDQSKLYRSLLADRQALVVLDNARDAAQVLPLLPSSGRVLVTSRHRLDELVARTGARSLGLTQLPADDSRALLTALLGERVTAEPEAADELARLCGHHPLALRIAAANTGVASLGELVDELRGDPLAQLGFDGGEESAVAKAFSVSYQALPSALRHAFRLLALVPGADFTAVAAAALLDVPAEEATRRLRGLAAANLLEAHAPRRYRFHDLARRYAERCVRADEDETSREKAWERLFTGYCAAADAAVALLGARIVKLPREDAPAAPSPIAFADAAEAVAWLDVEVPNLAAALRLAATRGPYPAAWYLADALRRFFHDHGRRAEWLELAPIVLHAAQQHGAQPAEALVHLSIGGAYFREGQHEAGIRHSEKAVLASRACAWRECEATAVANLGSMLEWTGRLSEAVEHSRRAIQLFRELANPSGEALALNSLSCHYRQLGRLEQAEDCLCEAVALCRREDLRFWEAANLADLGWVLLETGRFDEAAEAVEGSLSAFRGLGSSFGEATALTALSALQGARGDHGVAARTAEEALDRVRRDGDRQVEAAALIALGRASEAGGDLASAERVLSEARELAAESGLRGQLAEASATLAWVLAAAGRVPEAGEHARTALDAARAGGYRLLEAQALLGLAAVEGAAGRSMLADGTAREARGLYRSVGHVTGEALAERFLADFARRATG; this is translated from the coding sequence GTGCGCTACCGCTTGCTCGGGCCGGTCACGGTCCTCGGCGACGCGGGCGCCGTCCGGCCCGGTGGCCAGAAGCAGACGTCCGTGCTGGCCGCGCTCCTGCTGAACCCGAACCGCGTGGTCGGCGAAGACCGGCTCATCGACCTCACCTGGGGCGAGAACGCGCCGCCGAGCGTCCGCGGCCGGCTCCAGGTGCACATCTCGGAGCTGCGGAAGCTCCTCGGCCGTGACGTCATCGTCCGGCGCGCGCCCGGCTACGTGATCGAGGTCGCTCCCGGTGACCGGGACCTCGACGTGTTCGACGACGAGGTCGCCCGGGCGAGGGCGACGTCCGGCGCGGCGGCCGTCACGCACCTGCGGGCCGCCTTGGCGTTGTGGGACGGCACCCCGCTCGGCGGGGTGAGCGAGCCGCTGGCCGAGTACGAAGGCCCGGCGCTGGCCGAACGCCGGCTCGTCGTGCTGGAGGAGCTGTACGAGCAGGAACTGGCTTCCGGGCGGCACGGCGAGGTCGTCGGCGAGCTGCGCCGGATCGTCGAGGAGCACCCGTTCCGGGAACGGCTGCGGGCCGCGCTGATGCTCGCGCTGCACCGCTGCGGCCGCACGCCGGAAGCCCTCGAAACCTACGCGCGGGCGCACGAGCTGCTGGTCGACGAGCTCGGCATCGAACCCGGCCAGGCCCTGCAGGACCTGCGGATGCGGATCCTGCGCGGTGAAGGCGAACCGGTGCCGGCCACGGGCCCGGTCGTGCCGCGGCCCGCCGAGCTGCCGCTGGACGTCCGCGGGTTCACCGGCCGGGCACCGGAGCTGGCCGCGCTCGACGAGCCGGGCGACGTCTGGGTGATCACCGGCACCGCCGGCGTCGGCAAGACCGCGCTGGCCGTGCACTGGGCCCACACCGCGCGGGCGGGCTTCCCCGACGGCCAGCTGTACGTCAACCTCCGCGGTTTCGAAGCCGACGACGAGCCGCTCACCCCCGCCGCCGCGCTCGCCCAGCTGCTGCGCACCCTCGGCGTCGACCTGCGGGACGTGCCGCCGGGCATCGACGACCAGAGCAAGCTCTACCGGTCGCTGCTGGCCGACCGGCAGGCGCTGGTCGTGCTGGACAACGCCCGCGACGCCGCCCAGGTGCTGCCGCTGCTGCCGTCGTCGGGGCGGGTGCTGGTGACCAGCCGGCACCGGCTCGACGAGCTCGTCGCGCGCACCGGCGCCCGGTCGCTCGGCCTGACGCAGCTGCCGGCGGACGACTCGCGCGCACTGCTGACCGCCCTGCTCGGCGAGCGGGTCACCGCCGAACCCGAAGCGGCGGACGAACTGGCCCGGCTCTGCGGCCACCACCCGCTCGCGCTGCGGATCGCGGCGGCGAACACCGGGGTCGCGAGCCTCGGCGAGCTCGTCGACGAGCTGCGCGGCGACCCCCTGGCCCAGCTCGGCTTCGACGGTGGCGAAGAAAGCGCCGTCGCGAAGGCGTTTTCGGTGTCCTACCAAGCCTTGCCGTCCGCGCTGCGGCACGCGTTCCGGCTGCTGGCGCTGGTGCCGGGCGCCGACTTCACGGCGGTCGCCGCCGCGGCGCTGCTGGACGTGCCGGCCGAGGAGGCGACCCGGCGGCTGCGCGGGCTGGCCGCGGCGAACCTCCTGGAGGCGCACGCGCCCCGCCGCTACCGGTTCCACGACCTCGCCCGGCGCTACGCCGAGCGGTGCGTCCGCGCCGACGAAGACGAAACGTCGCGCGAAAAGGCGTGGGAGCGGCTGTTCACCGGCTACTGCGCGGCCGCGGACGCCGCCGTCGCGCTGCTGGGCGCGCGGATCGTGAAGCTCCCCCGCGAAGACGCCCCGGCGGCGCCGAGCCCGATCGCGTTCGCCGACGCCGCGGAAGCCGTGGCCTGGCTGGACGTCGAGGTGCCGAACCTGGCGGCGGCGCTGCGGCTGGCGGCGACGCGGGGGCCGTACCCCGCCGCGTGGTACCTCGCCGACGCGCTGCGGCGGTTCTTCCACGACCACGGGCGCCGCGCGGAGTGGCTGGAGCTGGCCCCGATCGTCCTGCACGCGGCCCAGCAGCACGGCGCCCAGCCGGCCGAGGCGCTGGTGCACCTGTCGATCGGCGGCGCGTACTTCCGCGAAGGCCAGCACGAGGCGGGCATCCGGCACTCGGAGAAGGCGGTGCTGGCCAGCCGGGCGTGCGCCTGGCGCGAATGCGAGGCGACGGCGGTCGCGAACCTCGGGTCGATGCTGGAGTGGACCGGCCGGCTCTCGGAAGCCGTCGAACACAGCCGGCGCGCGATCCAGCTGTTCCGCGAGCTGGCCAACCCCTCGGGCGAGGCGCTCGCGCTGAACTCGCTGAGCTGCCACTACCGGCAGCTGGGCCGGCTGGAGCAAGCCGAGGACTGCCTGTGCGAGGCCGTCGCGCTGTGCCGCCGGGAAGATCTGCGGTTCTGGGAGGCCGCGAACCTGGCCGACCTCGGCTGGGTGCTGCTGGAGACGGGACGCTTCGACGAGGCCGCGGAAGCGGTCGAGGGATCCCTGAGCGCGTTCCGCGGCCTCGGTTCGAGCTTCGGCGAGGCGACCGCGCTCACGGCGTTGAGTGCGTTGCAAGGCGCCCGTGGCGACCACGGCGTGGCGGCGCGAACGGCGGAAGAGGCCCTCGACCGCGTCCGCCGCGACGGCGACCGCCAGGTGGAAGCGGCCGCGTTGATCGCGCTGGGCCGGGCGTCGGAAGCCGGCGGCGACCTGGCCTCGGCGGAGCGCGTGCTGAGCGAGGCCCGGGAACTGGCCGCGGAGTCGGGTCTGCGGGGTCAGCTGGCGGAGGCGTCGGCGACGCTGGCGTGGGTGCTGGCCGCGGCCGGCCGGGTGCCGGAAGCGGGCGAGCACGCGCGAACGGCGCTGGACGCCGCACGCGCGGGCGGTTACCGGCTTTTGGAGGCACAGGCGCTGCTCGGCTTGGCGGCGGTCGAGGGCGCGGCCGGCCGCTCGATGCTCGCCGACGGGACGGCGCGCGAAGCACGGGGGCTCTACCGGTCGGTCGGGCACGTGACGGGAGAAGCGCTGGCCGAACGGTTCCTCGCGGACTTCGCCCGCCGCGCGACCGGATGA
- a CDS encoding branched-chain amino acid ABC transporter permease has protein sequence MTVRTSLPETRVETVTKKRLLPPLLRHLLFALAAFAVVVLLTLVTDEFTNLRIATIGYYLIAVAGLTLLTGLTGQVSLGHGAFMFIGAYTVALLVRRVPSFPLWADLLLASAAGGLAGLLAGAAAARLRGPYLAGATLALAVGLPALTRRFQDFLGGSNGLSFTVHSRPAGIAVPELRWQTWVVWLSVLIALVLVVNVVRGKLGRNFRAVRDDEVAASLSGIAVGRTKILAFLISAVCGGLAGGLQAYLLGTAAPGSFTPALSLSLLAAVVLGGLGSLWGALWGAIALVYFQAWSEDLADVLHLNTDVANNLPLAVYGVILIVVVLAFPRGVQGGFQWLRGLLRRPAEKKENHENH, from the coding sequence ATGACCGTGCGAACGAGTCTTCCGGAAACCCGCGTCGAGACGGTGACGAAGAAGCGGCTGCTGCCGCCGCTGCTCCGGCACCTCCTGTTCGCGCTGGCCGCGTTCGCCGTCGTCGTCCTGCTGACGCTGGTCACCGACGAGTTCACCAACCTGCGGATCGCGACGATCGGCTACTACCTCATCGCGGTCGCCGGGCTGACCCTGCTCACCGGCCTCACCGGGCAGGTTTCCCTCGGCCACGGCGCGTTCATGTTCATCGGCGCGTACACGGTGGCGCTGCTGGTGCGGCGCGTCCCGTCGTTCCCGCTGTGGGCCGACCTGCTGCTCGCTTCGGCCGCCGGCGGGCTCGCCGGGCTGCTGGCCGGGGCCGCCGCGGCCCGGCTGCGCGGGCCGTACCTCGCCGGGGCGACGCTCGCGCTGGCCGTCGGCCTGCCCGCGCTGACCCGCCGGTTCCAGGACTTCCTGGGTGGCAGCAACGGACTCAGCTTCACCGTCCACAGCAGACCGGCCGGGATCGCCGTCCCCGAGCTGCGCTGGCAGACGTGGGTCGTCTGGCTCAGCGTGCTCATCGCGCTGGTGCTCGTGGTCAACGTCGTGCGCGGCAAGCTCGGCCGGAACTTCCGCGCGGTCCGCGACGACGAGGTCGCCGCGTCGCTGAGCGGGATCGCCGTCGGCCGTACCAAGATCCTTGCGTTCCTCATCAGCGCGGTGTGCGGCGGCCTGGCCGGTGGCCTGCAGGCGTACCTGCTCGGCACCGCCGCGCCCGGCTCGTTCACGCCCGCGCTGTCGCTGAGCCTGCTGGCGGCCGTGGTGCTCGGCGGGCTCGGCTCCCTGTGGGGCGCGCTGTGGGGCGCGATCGCGCTCGTCTACTTCCAGGCCTGGTCCGAGGACCTCGCCGACGTCCTGCACCTGAACACCGACGTGGCCAACAACCTCCCGCTCGCGGTGTACGGCGTGATCCTCATCGTCGTCGTGCTCGCCTTCCCCCGCGGTGTCCAGGGCGGGTTCCAGTGGCTACGTGGACTTCTCCGTCGACCCGCCGAAAAGAAGGAGAACCATGAGAACCACTAG